The Arcobacter sp. F2176 genomic interval TAATGCCATTAAAAGAATTGGAATAAAAATAGGTGCAAATGATTTAAAAGCACTTGGCAATTCTCCATATTTTTCAATAACTTCACTATCTTTTTCCAAATCCACAAGAGTATCTTCTCCACTTTTATAGATTTTTCCAGAACGCAAAGCCCAAAAATATCCTGCAAGCATTGTTATAATAGATATAAAAATACCAAAGATAATTACAAGTCCTAAGTTATCAACCATCAAATTACCTGCTGCTGCAATAGGACCAGGTGTTGGTGGGACTAAAGTATGAGTTGCAAAAAGTCCAGTTGCCAAAGCGACACTCATAGCAACACCTGAAACTTGTAATTGCTTAACCATAGAGCGTTTTAAAGCATTTAAAATTACAAATCCACTATCACAAAAAACAGGAATAGAAACAATATATCCAATTACTGACATGGCTAATACAGGTCTTTTCTTTCCAACAATTTTTAAAATAACATTTGCCATTTTAATTGCAGCACCACTTTTTTCAAGTATTACTCCAATAATAGTTCCAAGAACAATCACAATTCCAATATAAGCTAATATTCCACCAAAGCCTTTGGTCATAGTACTTGCAATATCGTTGTATCCCATACCAACACTAATAGCGATACCATACGCTGCAATTAACAAAGCAATAAATGGATGTAATTTCCACTTACTTGTAGCAAGAACTATAAAAATAACAGCAAGCAATAAAATAACTACTAACATAAAACCCCTTTTGTATTTAAGAATATGTTCTTAAATTATTTTTAATTTTTAAAATTAATAAAAGAAAAAAGTATAGCAAAAAAAAGTAAAATTTTTCAGATTTAGAAGGCAAATGTATTTTAATTTTTAGAAATTATTTCTTTTGAATTTTGATTCTTTATTCTGCAAAAAAATACAACAATTGAATATATAAGAATAAAATATAATAGTATTGGAGTAAAAGCCATAAAAGCAGAAATAAGTAAGATCCCATATAACCAATCACTTATGTACTGAAAATAAGGAATAATATAACTAGTTCCAGACATCGTTCCTTCATTCCAACCCGTTGTATTCATTAAAAATAGTATATTTACTAAAACTATTAACAAAAAAGCAATTTTTGTAGAGTGTTTGTTATTTTTTAAAAGAATTCTTACAAAAAGTGATATAAGACAGCTTATAAAAAATAAAGAGAGAATGGCTTTTGAATCATCAGTATAATCGCCACTTAATAATATAGTTATAATAAAGTATACAATTATGAAAAAAACTATTTTAAAAAATAAATTCATTTGTATCCTATGTCAAGATTTTATTTGAGTATTTTATTTAAAATTTCCGTAGAAGATATAAATCATAATTATTTCATTAGATTATTTAGTCTCTTTCTTTCCAATAATTTGGTTCTCGATTTAATTGCATCACAGCCAAAATAATTATTTCTTCATTTCTTTGATAATAAATTACTCCAAAGGGAAATCTATTCATTAAACATCTTCTAA includes:
- a CDS encoding GntP family permease produces the protein MLVVILLLAVIFIVLATSKWKLHPFIALLIAAYGIAISVGMGYNDIASTMTKGFGGILAYIGIVIVLGTIIGVILEKSGAAIKMANVILKIVGKKRPVLAMSVIGYIVSIPVFCDSGFVILNALKRSMVKQLQVSGVAMSVALATGLFATHTLVPPTPGPIAAAGNLMVDNLGLVIIFGIFISIITMLAGYFWALRSGKIYKSGEDTLVDLEKDSEVIEKYGELPSAFKSFAPIFIPILLMALASIIKLVFKDMSETSIYKLFIFLGNPTNALFIGLLFATMLLPKFDEERLSGWIGEGIKNAGEILIITGAGGALGAVLKASGIGSYLGDVLQTLSLGILVPFIIAAALKSAQGSSTTALVVTSTIIYPLLANLGLDSELGKVLTVMAIGAGAMTVSHANDSFFWVVSRFSQMDVATAYKAYTTATLLQGLVTIAIVYLLAGILL